A region of the Lepisosteus oculatus isolate fLepOcu1 chromosome 26, fLepOcu1.hap2, whole genome shotgun sequence genome:
GTTTGGGTGGATCCCTTAATCCAGACGTTGTGAGATCAGCACTGGGCTACAGCCGATTCTTAGCAGCAGGGGACATCCAGGAAACTCCCTAGGAAAACGGGAAAGGGCTGGCCAGGGGATCCTCAGTTGCTGCAGGGACAGCTGAATGTCTCCTCCAGCGGATGCCAGCTCGATTGTAGACATTCTGAGACACACAGTGGAGAATACTGAAGACAGCTCTGACAAGTCCTCATTTCGGAGGAAAGCATACAAGTCATCTTCCTCTCCTTGCTACtgccttttttataaataatagcAGCTTGGGGACATGAATCAAAGGAGGGAGGCATGGCCTAGTTCACAGAAATACCAAGAGGCATCACTGTAGCCCACTTCCTTGAAATTTAGAACACTTCAGATCAGACCACTTCTGTGTAAAGAAAACACCCTGTAAAATGTGTGTGAACCACAATACATGAGAATCAACCAAAGGTCGAGTAAAAGCATTGTTTCTGGTCTTCTGTGTAAGTGACTTGTGTTAATGTGTAACTGAAGTAACGAAAGATGCAAATCCATTTACCAGCTGTGTCACATGGCAACAAGTACCCACTACAGACGTCTCATTGACAATCACTGCCTTCATAAAAAGTAATGCTAAAAAATtaatttgtcttatttttttgtgttgtatCTAGAATAATTACAATTTGCCATTTTCTGTTCAATGTTGGGCTTTTCATCCATCATCCATAAAGCACCTTGAGGATGGCTTGCTTTGCCACTGCACAGTACGACAAAGTCATGCTCAGCTGTTTGCATGCACCCAATGTAGAGACGTACGCATATAAAGATCCAGTGAACTCAGTGCTTCAATAAAGCTACATACCAtgccaaagaaaataattacttggaattattttagcatttttcaagTCCCACGTTACATTTAGTCATTTCCTGAACTCACAGAAGACAAAGGAGCTAATTCAGTGGATGTCGTAATTTGGGTGAAATTACACCATAAGTGAAGATGCTGCTGAACTCTGGATCGCTGACAAACAGCGCTGTATCGTCTGTCATAGTGATCCCGGCTGCTCCCTATCCATTCTTTTTCCCCGACTGCCGCGACTCCGAATCCGTGTGCGAGCATGTCGAGGGGGGTGTGCTTCCAAACATGTCTGAGGGGCAGTGTGTGCGAGTGCGTGCTCATGTGCGGCGCTCGTGAAGGTTTTGTCGAGTGTGCGATCCAGATTCACAAAAAGATCCGAGTCAGCaaccccccaaccccccccacacacacctacTCCCATCACATGAGCAGAGACGGGGCCTGGCTCTGTGCTGcatctctgcctctctccctccctctccctcccagaAAGCGCTCTTCCCTCGCAGTGCACATCGGGagcctgcagcagcagcagcagcagcacaagcTCTGCTTGCTAGGGACACACTGCACTGCCATGCCAGGAAAGGACGAGCCGGGAGAGGGGCGCAGTTCTGCAGGGAATACCGAAAAATAACCGCGCATTAAAAGGGACAGCTCTGCCTGACGGGccggggggaggaggaggagatacagggaaaataagaacaaaatagCGACACCACCCCGTCCTCCCACTACGAACATCTGATACTCCACTGCtccagggggagagagggggagagagatgaTTGTGAAGTGATGAAGAAGACAAGGTGAGTGATTTACGACACACATGCTCAGACCCACACACTCCCGTGGCTAAAATCCAGCCATCTTAGCTGGGTAAGACTGCAGCACGGTCGCTTTCTACTGCTGGACCACAAACTCGGGATTGAAAATGCGACTTTTTACCGAAATTACCGCTGCAATTTTTTGAGGAACGCAGACTGACTGAaaccctattttttctcttCGGTGTCGGCAACTGCAGATTCTTACTGGTGAGAGGCTCAACCGTACGGACTGAATCCGGCTCTCCGACACATGGCTCTTTAACCAGATATTATTTTCTGATTCGCCCCGAGCCCGAGATTTCATTCAAAACAGATGGAAAGCACTCAGCTTCGTCTTTGTCAAATACATATATCCCATCGATATAGATCTTCAAACCTAAatgctttttcattttctcctagtaaaataaacacctatatgtatgcatcattttttaattgcatctAAAAGGGGGGAGACAGCTCTAAAGCTTATTGCTGTGATGCAAACGCCTGGAACACACATATTAAACATCTCCAGTGAAGCTCACTGCAGCACCAGAACACAGCTTACCTGGCATGCCTTCAAGTCTTAGTCTAGCGAGTGAAGCATGGTTTTTACCAGCCACAGAAACTGGACTGGGGACCTGAACACCCAGCACTGTTCACTATTACACACTCCTACTTCTTAAATACCCACAAATGCAACTTTCTGTTTGAAAGGAGCAAAAGGGCATTTTAGATGAGATTCATTAACGTGGACAAGAATGTAATTCCAAAACCAAAAACTCTCTGCCTGCAAGCAAATCCATTCGTAAATTCAAGAATAATAATTGAATAATTCAAGAATAAgccacattttctgaaaagggGAGTTGCAATTAATGCAATTAAGAGTCTTAAAGGCAAATCATCATGTCTGCATTACTGTGCTAGACAAAAGCTCTTGACAATAGTTCTCCTGCTTTCCAATTTCATGCATATTTTGGCCACAGTTGATTTATTCTCTTCTATCTGTTCCAGGAAAGCAATGATGTATCCTGTCACCTCTCTTGCATGTGTGTTGGTCCTACTGCTCGGGATGCGGGTCCTGGCCATCTGCCCACCCACATGTCTGTGTGCCAGGGGTCACAGGGTGGTGGACTGCTCCGGGCGCAACCTGAGCCTGCTGCCGGACAGACTGCAGCACAACATCCGGGAGCTGAACCTGTCCCGCAACAGCCTGCACAACCTGGACGGGCTGCTCAGCCACTTCGCCCACCTCCGCCTCCTGGACGTGTCCCACAACCAGCTGACCAGCTTCCCGGCCCGCCTGCCCAGGGCGCTGTGGGAGATCCGCGCCTCGGGCAACCGCCTGCGCCTGCTGGAGAAGAACGACACGGCCTACCAGTGGAACCTGAAGGTGCTGGACCTGTCGGGCAACGAGCTGGAGCGGGTGGTGTTCATCAACAACACGCTGCCCAACCTGCACTCGCTCAACCTGAGCCACAACAAGTTCTGGACTGTGCCCACCAACATGCCCTCCAACCTGGAGACCGTGGACCTCTCCCACAACTTCCTCGTGCAGATCCTGCCCGGGTCGCTGGACCGCCTGTCCCGGCTGGCCCGCTTCTACCTGCACGACAACCGCTTCTCCTCCGTCAGCGAGCGCGCCTTCAGCCAGCTGGGCGGCCTGCGGCTCATCACCCTCTACGACAACCCCTGGgcctgcgaggaggaggagaacgTCACGGGCCTCCTGGTGTGGATGAGACAGACGCCCGCCCTGGTCCTGGGCTGCCCCTGCTACACGCACCACGTCTGCGGCGAGGCACGCCCCCGCCACCCCCCCACCTCGGGGCCCTGGTGGCCCGCGCAGTCCCACTCCCCGGCCCCCGACGCCGAAGAATCCGGGTGGCCCACGGCGCAAGCCGTCACGTCCGGCTACCGGCCCAAATCGGCGCTGTTCCGCCCGCCCTCCGACATGACCGCGTCCAACCTCTCGGCGGCCGACCCGGCTGTCTTCAGGGACGGAGGCCACCCTTGGGCTGCCGCCACGCGCGGCCCGGCCGCCGGCACCAACGCTCGGACCAGCACCACTCCCGGCACCGGCAGCGCCAAGAAAACCAACGCCGTCGTGCGGAGCACAAACAGGGGCCCCACCGCCTGTGCCCCAGAAACAGCCATGCTCAACTTGTTACTTGCGAGAGCGGCCTGGACTCTGACCTAAAACCCATTTCTTACTTCCCAGATGTCCCGAACAAACACCGCATACAAGAAACAATTTCCTTTTGGTGCAAGGagaaggggggtgggggtgtttttttaaatcccgaCTGTTATTGTCATTGCACATACCATACGTTTCCTCTGTAAAGTCATCAAATCGCTTCTCAGCAGCTCATTGCCCCTCTGCAGAATGTAGCAGGACTAATGTAAGAGTACCGTGggcatatatttataaaaacacaACCCACACTAAATGAATGTTCCTTCTTTATTATGCTTGAGCCTTCAAGGACGCTGTATTCTATGATTTATATCaagacaaacattaaaaaaaactaaacaaaaaaagcTTACATCGCGAGTGTGACAGTTTGAGGAAACGGGCACCACAGGTTACTCCTGGCAGAGGACGACAATTTCCCGATGAACGACTCGCCAGGACGTcaactacagtatttcagtgCTACAGTTATTTCAATGGGTTAAGCATTAAACCTGTGAAACTTCAGATTATACAGAGGAACAAATGACGAGGACtaggaagaaaaacaaactgtaaaCTACCTGGCTGCATGTGATCCCGGTATtaacatatttatatttgtgGTATTCACACAAATAATCACTTCCATTGTCagtatttttattactgttgttCGACTAGTCTACTATCCTTCTGGTATGCAATGCAAACTATGTGGTTTAATTCTGAAACAATTTGGAATATAGTATCAGTAACAAGAAGAATGGATTGACGCTTGCCCTTTTCTTAAGATGTGTAGTGAAGCACTCCCATAAGACAATAACCGAAGCCTCTGGTTCACCGAATAAATAAATCATTACTAAGTGAGACGCTGCTCTGTGGAAATgaacttaataaaaataattgtgatACTTTTCAGGACAAGTGCAAGCTGCGTAATTCTTTCTTGTTCAAGACATGATTGAGCTGTCTGAATGATTTTGTATGGCTCTTCAAGGAAAGGGAGCAATGCAGTTCTGTTTTCCAAAAAGCTTAATCGTGACTTGCCTAATAGTATTCTACACCTGAACAGCAGCAAGCGCAGATCACAGACCCTCCTGCTCACATTACAGATCTGGCACTGGCCCTGTGACAaggaatgttttcattttagctTACGTTCAGAGGCGCAGGGGTAAATAACAGCAGTCTCCTAAAACAGCTTAATTCTATTTTCAGATTTGCACTAAACCACCTCTCAAAATCCCCCTACCCCCTTAATTGCAGTGGTTAAGCAATTGCTCACCTCTCCAAGTGAGATTACTTCTCAAATGATCTGCAGGAAGATGGGGGGGGGCTGCAGGTGCATTATGGCCACTGTTGAGTGAATTTGGTCCCTCCTAATTGTGAAGATCCTTTAGCAAAcagctcatttatttttttaagcatcATTATTATTCGCCTCTGGATGGAAGCTGGATGATTGGTGACTGAATAACTGATCTGTCCATATTTCCACATCACTATAAAATGCAGTTAGGTGGCAGAGGACAACTCTTACTGCCTGAGTGTGGCGAGGCAGTGTCGTAGCAGCGAAGCCTCTTCTCAGGCCAGCCCTGATGcccacaacaaaaaaagaaagctaGACTGGCCAGGTGGTCAGTCCCAACCAACATGTCTTAGCACTGCTCAAGTCCATATTCCTACCGTTTGAGGACTTTATATTCGCTCTCATTGCAATTTACTGTTCTATACTAGGACTATCGCTGCTAATAGAATATAACCAACATctaaaaacatcataaaatcTGTTTTCTATTTCCTTCCTCCTACATATTCTGTTGATCGAGATATACACGATTGAGGCAGAGGTGAACTCTAGAACAGGGTCAAGGCAATCCAGACTATTCATAACAGctggatttaaaagaaaatgcacagtCTATATCCCCAGCCTCACCGGTTACTCTACTTACTACAAGATATTCCTGGACAACAGAGAACCAAATAATATAGTACCATAACAATGTCACATCAATGTAACGCTATAAAATGTaccacacacacaatacacacaaAGCTAGAAAGAACACGCACTTAATACTACCCCCATTAACCAAATGCAGACAGAAGCCTACATGAACTGCACCTGCAGCTGTGATACAGATTCAGGAGTTTCAGCAAACTGAACTGCCTTTTAGAAAACTATGGgtccttgattttttttataaagctttACAGTTTTTTTGCTTCCCTTCCAGGTTCTTGGATTTGTCATTCGTAACTTAGGGTCTTATAGATGCAACAGTCCATATTTTCAATTTGTATACTGGAAGGAGCGAAGAAGTGGTTTTGTCTCTAAATTGTATGGAACTTATTCACATCTTTGCTCTAAAGCAAAACTGGACCAGAACCAGATTTTACGTTAAAACCAaccattctttttaattttgatttaaaaacaatttcagtTATTGAAAGTAAATCATTTGGTTGTGTTGCACACAtgaaattgttaaaaatggCTCTCAGTGCAGTATaattaaatgtgtatatatGCAAGATTAATTACAACTGAATTGTTTACTCAGTCCTTCAATAATGCTCCTAAACATGGTTGATCTTACTTCAGTAGATGCTCTTGTTCACCTTGACACTGATATTGTTGTAGCCTTCCTAGTgtagtaatgtttttttaacatgttgTTGACAAAATCAGCCCACTTTCATTCTGAAACTTGGAATATGATGGCCTTTTTTGTACCTTTCCCAAGAGCAGAAGTAAAAACGCTTGTGCTAGCATTGAAGATTTTTTCCAACAACAAAGACAATGAAAACAGAcggcaaaacctttttttttttggtagccagtaaataaatgttttgtaagAGACCTTAGTTGGCTCCGCTCTGCTTGGGCTTCGCAGTTCCTTTTTTCTTGAATAAAGGCCAATTCCGATCCAAACAGCTTTTCATTCTCAACCATACACAACGtctcccagtttttttttcattaaagagTACCACCtgatatagattttttttttaaatgcattcacACAAATCTGGAACTGTCCAAAAAACAGAACCTCTGCGCCTTCTGCAGGCCGCACAGACAATGAACCAGAGTTTTGCACATCGTACTGCAAGAGCCACAGGCCTCCCATGCATGGAACCCTTTCCAGTGAACCCCAGCAGCAGGAAACGCCAGCGGGTGCCCAGCTGTAACCCTCAGGCCTACCTGCGCGTGATGTAGTAAAACACTGGGTTGCCAGTTTTGGAAGTGCCCGCCTGGTAAAAGATATTCAGCGTCTTCAGAGCTTTGAACTCCTCCTTCTCGTGCACCTGGTGCCTGCAAAAACAGCACAGAGTCAGTCTAAcataaaaaaaagacttaacAGGAGAAGAAAGATGTGGCAACTGCGGTCAGATTGTTACGACCAGTGCTTGAAACCGGGCTTTTTGGGGGTTTTCTGTATCAGCATCAGTCCTGGCATTTTTTAATGGTTCACAAAAATGTTCTATCAAGTCCGTTATTTAACAACTTAAATTGTTTGAGATTCTGGTTATAATCAGTACTACTGAACACTATAATACCTGGCACCTCATACTTCATTCTCACTTCAAGCACTGCTTACAATGTCACTGAAACACACCAGCCCTCTGTCAGCCAGGGGAATAAACCCCGAGCTCGAACAGGGCTGTAGCACACTGCACCAGTTCAGAGGGTTGCTGTTGCTTAGGAGCAACACTGGAGCAACAGAAAGCAAAATCCAaagtcagcaaaaaaaaaaaagcacaagcaCTGAACACGCACAACCATGAAATACTCCATCACCTGTCACCATGCCCTTCACATAAACCTGCTCAGTACGTTTATAAGGGAATGATCTATAGACAGCGAAGGAGAAATAAGATGATAAACAACAGTATCGCCCAACCCTCCTTGCCCAAGTGGGGTTATGCATCtgtctaatttaatttaattattaggtAAAATCAATGAACTTCTGTtggttatataatttattttggatGGAATAGTTGCGGGCTGACAGTTAAAATTAGTTTTGCACCTGAAAACACTCATGAAGTCACTCTCTCAACCAAATTTGGACCAGCACCCTGGCTGGCAGAAAGTGGGCCTGGTGTCGAACCCGTCCCCACCCGCAGGAGGATTCACCTGGTCATGAACTCCTCAAACTTGGAGCTGGTCAGGTTGAGGCTGGACCAGTGGGTGTCCGCGACGGGCTTGTGCTCTGGGGGACCCAGGTAAGCCAGGAGGGTGGCCATCTTGTCAAAGGGCCGTCGTCCTACTGCTTTGTGGTCCCTAGCAACAGAAGGTCAAAGTTCAGGAGGCGGAGCAGAAATGAGAATCTCCACAAGCTCACTCTTCAAGAAAAGAAAACCGAAATAAAAACGAGGGAAGGGATAGTAACGCATATGCAATCTTGTATTTAATCATCTTCAGCCCCTGCCCAGGGCATTTGCTATTTCCCTCTACAGCCACCCCAGCACGACCTCAGCAGGAGAGAAAGAGATGTCTCCCCGCCCTGTCCCACCCTGCCCCACTGTCGCTGAAGCAGCCAACACACGGCCAGTCCTTGAGCCCCAACACAACGGCCTACATGCACTTGGGTAACCCTGCCTGCAAAGCCCAAGGCTGCGCACCTGTTGCTGGAGAGGTACTGCCCGATCTTCTCCTGGTTGTTCCACAGCAGGCGGTGGAGGGCCAGCACGTTCCCGTCGCTGATGAAGGACAGGCTGTGGTTGACCGAGTCGCTGGCGGGACAGTCAGACGCGATGTCCAGGAAAAACCTGAGTGCGGGGGGGagagcagggtgagcacccagGTGGGACAGGGCACATACCTGGGTTCGACTGCCTTGCAAACACTGCTCAGATGGGTTTATCAAGGTGAGGCCTCCTAAGCCCCCTCTGTAACTCTCCATGCAATGTTAATGTACTACACACCTGAAACAGACACCCCGTTTCACATCAGGGGTGGAGAAAATCTTCAGAAGGAACAAGGCACTGCGCCACGTTTTCAAACTCGCAAACaaaaaaattcattttaaacctTGGCGGTTATGGATTGACCTGTTTGACTGGTTGGTTATTTCATATTTCAGATATTTgcttttgctgttgttgttttttacctGTATGATCTCTTTAAAGCAGGTTTGGCATggttctttttaaatgaaaggtcaaatataaaataaatactgaagCTTATCACACCTTTACCAGCTGCTGTGCattccacacaaacacaaaagatCTTCTGCTTTGGAATAAGAAAGCGAACCCCCCAGGGACCAAAGTGAATAAAATTGTAACACCACTTGAATGGTatttgcaaatgcatttaatacCATGCCTGGTTAATTCAGTCCAGCATCTGTTAAAACCTCTTTTAATCTAATCCTTCAATCTGAAATGTaccccaaaaaaaaatgttttctcataGCTGAGCAAACATGAATTCTTAAAAGCAATGAAAAGGGGAAGTGATTTAATGCCAGTTTGGCCCATATCACTACTAAAGATTGCAACAGTAGAACACTGTGGTAAAGTGCTCATATGTTTCAAGTTTACATGATTTTACATCTTAATAATGTATAATTGGTATGGATGTGCAAACAACACTATTCGTATTTTAAAAAGACTCTCACTCTCCCACCTCTTGAAAACACCTAAAGTAAAGGGGTTTCCAATTCTAATCCTGGAAGACCACACTGCAGCTGGGTTGTGTTCAAGCCAAGCAATgaggtaaagaacagaaccctTCACTGACTTAATACCAGAATTAATCTGaagtattttagaaatgtgGGAGGGTGCCTTTTAACTATCatgtttcaaaagtaaaataaaatcccaacAACTTTTGTGTGGAAAGAAAATATGTGCGAATATTCCAGTTGAGAAACTTGTTGGTTCAATTGCGGCTTCAATTAATGAAGTGAAAACCAGGAGGTATGTGGGCCTCCAGGACAAGAACCAGAACTGGCACTAGGAAGCCCAGCCCTGTGAGACAAGATGCTCAGCCAAACGTTTCAAGAGAACTGAAGACGTAGGCTTAAAGAACTTTCTTTTCCCACAAGGAACTTCATTTGTTTTGCTgggtacattaaaaaaacacatccttTAAACATACACAAAAAACATCCCTCGTATACATGTTGCATAAAAACAGATCGTACCCTATAAAAAACAAAGTCAGCAATCCAgcacattaaatacatttcccaTGACCCACTAAGATTAATGTCATAACACAGGTGAATTAATTATAAGGAAGCTGGTGAAAAGGGGGAAGGATGTGAGAAGATATGTCCATAAAACCAAGTATCTCCTTTTCTAAGGGACATGGGGAAAGCCTTAGAGTTCAGCAGCCTAACAGATGCGAGCAGGAAGCTGGAAAGACCCCACTTCGTCTAAACATTACACGCACTGCAAAAACAGAAAGCGGAAGACTACTCCATACCTCCTTGCGGCTTCAAAATTGCTTTTCACAAAATCGTTAAAAGGCCTCATGTGCTCTTCTTTTGTAAACAGAACGTGGTTCGCGATGCTCTGGAGGATCTGAAAGGAAACAGAAGCGTCACCGAAACAAACTGTTAATCCTAAAACCGTAATTTCAAGGTGCCATCACGCCGCTGTAAGGCAGCTCCCAGCCCAGGAAGGCGGTGTTCACCCCAGCTCAGAATTTTATTAACCAATTAAGGCAACGGAGTGGAAACGCAGGGACGACAGCGGTGGTCTTCGGGTCTTAATTAAAAGCGAATTGAAAGATGCCTCTAAATTCCAGCACAAAGCACAAACCTTTGACCAAAACAACCTCCAATGCATCGGTTCAGACAATCCAGTGTTGGGCTACCTCTGATTTCCAGAATCTCCGCAATTTCTTTGGGAGGCACAGATAGGGATTGGACAGCAGTGGCCTCGTACCTTGGACATTAATTTTAAGCCCCTCTCTATCCTGGGGGGTGGCTTCTTGTCCAGGATCCCGGCTTCATAAGGGGAGACGATGGCGGGGTTGATGAAGCGCAGGAACATGGCACTGCCTACTGCCCCAATGCTATTCTGAGGGAACCGCTGACTGACCACCTGGAGGAGGAAGCAAGAGGAGAGGGAACAAGAGccagagacagagaggggttAGTGAGGGCCATCTGAGGACAGCTGGCATTAACCAGGATCCCAGCATGGCTGACAAATCTGGGCCAGCCCATGGAAGACTGAAAGGATCTTCTGAGAGAGAGGCTTtatctgtttctttaaaaataaaaaggtctgGACCCCGTTTTTTCCACCCTGGATTCTGAatatatttaaagaataaaacaacGTGCAATGTCGAACATCCTAAAATAAAAGGACACCTCTAAAATGTGAGTAGATGATGAGAAGCCAGCATAACAGAGGTTCTTGCCTGATTCtttagaaagagagagagagagagagaagcaacAGGTCTTGAGCTAATTTTACCAAGCCTCACTGTCCTTCTGttaaaaattctaaaaatacagcTCATCTGCATATCTGATGAGATCTGAGGCAGCACATTATGCACAGGAGGATACTGAAGGCTGAACTTTGGTCCCcagtaaaaagaaaagagcAGTTAACCAAGCAAGTCCTTACGCAGGTGTCTGACCTTCTGACCAACCCAATGGCTACTGGACACTTGCAAATTACACAGAACTCCAAAGACAGCCTTAACGATGGCTCAAAGTCACTCCGTACAGTGGTGCCTTGATTAATGTTTTGACTTGTAATTTAAACTAACGTACTTAAGCAGAAGCGTCAATCCTTAGAAGTACAAATTCATCGGAATACAAAGGCCAGAACAAGATTTTTCTCATTAATAGTCATGTAGACGTAGGACCGGGACATCGAGAAACAACTGAGTCAGCGCACAACTGTAGCCAACTGTAAGACACTGAAGCACTGCTCATTACGATCCACTACAGTACTGTCATCTGTAATTTACTTCCAAAGCTTGCTTTATTGCAGAAAGCCTCTACAGGCCACTTCCTTATCCATTTCAAGCAAACCGTGGAACCAAAGTCCCActgaggtgtgaaatgaatgcAGTGACAGCTCTGTGCCGATTCTGAACAGCTCTCTAAAAAGCCTGTGCACATTCAAAGCAACTgatgtaaaaataaagtaaagccCCTCTACCCCATTACATGTTTTGGAAGTTTCTGCGACATTGGAATACACTGCAATGGCCAAGAGGTGATTTCACCTGCCCTGAGGCCACAGAGGTGCCACCTTCTCAcaacacatcacaaaacatttGGCTGCTATTCCAGTAGAGCACCTCATTTTTCTACATCATAATAAAAGAGGAATGACAGGGAAAGGGGACCAGGAAATCTGTGCGAAAACTGTATTCACAGCATAAATAGAGGACAACTACTTATATTTCTTTACCTTGATAAATAGTATTGTTTTTGTCCGTAAGTTCTGACACCCGATCAATGCCCCCCCCAACCCCCATCACCGTTCCTTTCCAAAGCTGTCCGATTACATTAAGCCAATCTGGGTCTCAGCATTAGCTCTTCAGTGTTGCCAGGAAGATGACCACTTGAGATCACCCTGCCGGCAGGCTCAGCATCATCGGAATAATCTGACAGATCTCACAGAACAGCAGACCAAGACTATCTCAAAACCTCTGGCGCCCTCGCCAACCCCAGCATCCCAAATCCACAGCAAAATGGCGGATTTAATCTCAACAGCAACATGGAAAGCATCCAATAAACGGCCTCAAGGTACATGACTAGCTGGAGATGTGAAGATGTCACTGGGGCAATTGTCTTAGTTGAAGTCTCACCCTCCATGTGGGCCAAAGAAAAGAGGATTAAGTcttttgaaaaaggaaaaaaattgaCTTGTCAAACGACACAACGTTTCCGTTTGATATTAAACGGGTTTATCCGTGAACCAAAAGTCATGTttgctgcatgttttttttcccttcgcTAGGAAAGGTGGGAAAAAAAGGCAAGAGAAAAGATGCAGGTCACAGAGTGAAGGCCCTGTCTGGTCCTGTCAGCCTGCGAGAGGCGGCGAAAGAGGACAGACCCCAGCCTAGACGAAGTCGACACGGTTCCTGCAAACTCGGGAAGAGAAGCCTCTGTCTTGAAAAAGACCCATCGAGTGACGAAGCCCCGTTATGAGACAGCAGAGTCCCCAGGCAGACTAGGAAAACACCCAACTGCCCACCTCCCCTCACCACTTCTGCACTTCTGAAGAGAAGAAACGCAAAATGCCTGAAAGGGAACACTGATTTAAAAGATGCCACTGGTTTTTAATCATACCGAGTGTTAATTGAAAAGAAAGCTACCCTGGAGTCAGAATTAGTAGAATGATTTTAGGTGAAGATGTGTACAGGCTGAGGTGTGAAGATGTTTATTGGGGGGGAGGGGcagaaaaattaataaaatacagcaacaaaaaaaggtttttgcttcaaaaagaaaattgcTAAGAAAAAGTTCTCTGAACTTACTGAttttttgctttcctttttttctttaactgtgGCTTTATTCAGTAGAGAGTGGCAAGTTGCCTACAGAACAGAGATGGGT
Encoded here:
- the omgb gene encoding oligodendrocyte-myelin glycoprotein; the protein is MKKTRKAMMYPVTSLACVLVLLLGMRVLAICPPTCLCARGHRVVDCSGRNLSLLPDRLQHNIRELNLSRNSLHNLDGLLSHFAHLRLLDVSHNQLTSFPARLPRALWEIRASGNRLRLLEKNDTAYQWNLKVLDLSGNELERVVFINNTLPNLHSLNLSHNKFWTVPTNMPSNLETVDLSHNFLVQILPGSLDRLSRLARFYLHDNRFSSVSERAFSQLGGLRLITLYDNPWACEEEENVTGLLVWMRQTPALVLGCPCYTHHVCGEARPRHPPTSGPWWPAQSHSPAPDAEESGWPTAQAVTSGYRPKSALFRPPSDMTASNLSAADPAVFRDGGHPWAAATRGPAAGTNARTSTTPGTGSAKKTNAVVRSTNRGPTACAPETAMLNLLLARAAWTLT